The genomic region TGGGTTGGTTCACTTCTTTCTGCCTCTTCAAAGTCCATAGATCGGGGAAGGTTGATGAAGATTTTTATATACTTGGGACCTTGACCTGTGTTAAAACAAATCAGCAATTTTAAGTAACTGAACCACATTTTGAGGTATAAAATTCCAAAAACATCTTTAGGACAGTTTGTTATATAAACACCTAgtgataattaaatattttagttttGCAACATAAAAATGTGGTTTCTGTACTCGTATCTTGCATAGATTCAGAAATTTGTATTTCTACCGTACTCTAATGTATTGTCAATATAAACAGCTGTGCCATATCAAAAATAAAGCATAGGGATAGCATGAGAttacattaaattattttttaaagaacaaacaaGTCTATTGTATGGATTCCCCCACAATTTCAACAAAGCTGCTACAGGACTTCCAGAGAGCAATAGGATCCATACTGCCCTTTTGCCATGAATACATGGGACTTGCTAATAGTTATAATGATACTGCTCAGAAAACAGGAACTGCGGCTATTAGATTCAGGATGCTGAAATAAGAGTCTAGTTAAACCTGGGAGAACACTTAAGCCTTTAAAAATGGTGTAAGCAGAACTTATTAGGAACAATTTGATGGAGTGAAGGAACAGATGCATTTTACTCACCATTATCTGGCCCTTGAAGTTTCATGGAATAAAGCTTGACAGGTTGATTAAAAGCTACAGTAATAAGGAGCTGTAGAGAAAAAGTTTATCAAAGTATTTTtgaatgcagaaaaaaatatttaaactagAAAAATAAGTCAAAACTCTGTTTAGTTCAGGAAAAGTAGCTGTGATTGCCAGGATGTGATTAATATTCTCAGTCTTTATATGTAAATATTATTAGAGAATAGGGAATATCCTCCTCTTACTCTGTTTGTAAGAAGAGTCATTTTAATGAAAGCCATTCTACTAGAACCCTGAACCAAGTATCTCAGAGGTTTTGGCCAATACTTTTGAAAACGGGTACCTAAAGTTAAGAGTCCTAATCCAAACATcttgggcaagattttcaaaagagactagtaattttgggtgcctccattttggaTGCTTCATCTGAGATGCCTTAATGAGGCCCAATTTTCAAGACTGTGGAGTATCCAACAGTTTCCAAACATTTGAATAGGAGTTTAAGAGCTTAACTTTAGATACCCATTTCCAAAAAATCTTGGCCTTCATCTGTAGTTACAGGGCAGCCCCCATCTCACTCAAGTCCCTGAAAGCCTCCACAAATTTAGAATTCTGTTtaatatcaaaacattttatgAAGCATCAAGAGCTGTGTTTTATCTAaaggaaaaaacatttaaaagctaCGTGAGATTACGGTTTTCTTCCCCAAGTCAATTCTCCACTGTTTAAAATAAACCCTTGAGCTTGCAATTAATATTTAGTAACAGGTTTACTGCATTCATCATCAAGTGCTGGGGTGGACAAACGGCCTGCCGgagagcggggtcgggggcttgccgtgcagctcccagaagcggtgACAtatccctgctccagctcctacgtgtagggacagccagggggctctgcacaccatccccacagctcccataggccgggaactgcagccaataggagctgcatgGGTGGCGCCAGCggatggggcagtgcacagagctccctggctgctcctccatgtaggagctgttGCGGCTGCTTCCTgtaactgcttgaggtaagcaccacccggagTTTGCAAccctgagcccacaccccaaccccgagcctgcaccccaaccccctgccctagccctgatccccctcccactctttgaaccccttggtcccagcctggagcaccctcctacacccccaaacccctcatccccaccccagagcctgcacccccagccagagccctcaacccccctCTACCCCAGCCACGATCCCCCCGCCCGCTGAAcatggtcccagcccagagcaccctcctgcaccccaaatccctcattcccagccccaccccagagcccgctcccccagctggagccctcacccctctccagcccccaatTTCgagagcattcatggcctgccatagaatttctatacccagatgtggtctTCAGGCCAAAAAGCTTGCCCACCCTGATCAAATGTATAGTTTATTATTGTAGGCTTGCTGCTGGTAAGTACTGTGTTGTTTGATTAACCAGAAAAAGATAGGAAGAGCTATTACTCTCCACACACAAACAAGTTATTTCTCCTGCTTTTTAATCCCAAGACTACTGTAAACATATGAGAATTAGATAACTGTATTAGATCAATACAATGAAAAAAACTGCCCTTGAAAATTATATTCATCCTCTGAAATAAACTGAAATTATACCTGCTCATCACAGTCAGATTCCAGGTAGGTAGAGTCTTTACGTAAACAGTTATCGAATCCATGTTCATCACTTTCATTAAGACATTCACAGCCAGCTTTATTAATAAATGGCATTAAatccatctgaaaaaaaaaaaaaccccaacagtgTTGCTTGCTGGGTGCTTGAAAATCTGCTATCTACTAATTGAAAAGGATTAGTCAATATGTGGATGAGTGAAACTCCTCATTGTATATAGGAGGTAAAATAATAAAACTGGTCAGACAACTTAATTAGGAACACAACACATTCAAGCATTCAACTTACATTTTAGTTAAACTCCCCCAACCTTTCCAAATTTTATAATCACATTCTCTGGAATGCAAATTCACAGAAGTCCACAGCAAGAGACATCGATAATAAAGTGAATTATCTGAGGCTGTATTTTGGTTTAAGCACAAAAACTATATCCTAAAAAATTATTCATAATGCATTTGCAAAAACAAGCATAAAGACTGAAGTTTTTACAAAGTCCAAAAGTAAGCCTACTCAAAGATGAATCATGTACAGTTAATGGAACAGTTTAGAATGCTATCACTGTAAATGTTACTAGACTCACCTGCAGAGCTAATCTTGTTACCTCTCACACGTAGCACTGAAAAAGAAGCTGCTAGTTTATAAAAGGCTTTGATGACTAGATTGCACTCATTTCTAACAAGTTTGAGTATTTAATTAAGATTGTTTCATCAGGCATTAAGAATTCCCCAGCCCTTTTCCTTGTGCCTACTAGAGCTTTCAGTACACTTGCTTGATTCACTGAAGAGTAGATTTCTTCATAGTTGAACTTTTTCTTATGAAGTATCCAACTAAGGGTATTCGCATCATGAAAGAAAACATGGAAATACTACCAATGTACCAATAGGGTACAAAATCTAGATCAAGATACACTCAAGATATCTGTTTGGAGGAAAAAGTGGTGTTTTTTCCCCCGCCCCAAGATAATAAGAGTCTACTGTGCCTTCAAGAAGGCTTAAGTTCTACCCCAAGGATAATATCTGATCTGGACCACTAAAAAGCTGTGACATCACTATGTAATGCAGTTAAGTACACAGCTAATAACTCAATGGAATTCTTTACTAGGCTTGCACACTCTTGAATTTTCAAACTTGTTTAAAACATTCCACCCCAAGAAGAGGCAAAAAAAATACATTACCAAGGACAATGTATATGCTCAGTTTATAGACTTAATATTCAGTTGTTTTCCAACTCTTGTTATGAAAAATGAGGTGGCCAGAATTCCATCCCCCTCTCAGCAGGGAAGGTGGATTTCATGCTTTCCTTACTCAAAATCTTTTGAGCCTTCTGTTTAAAAAGCTTTCCAGATAATTATCACCTTTATGTAGAGACTGAACTTAGAAAAAAATCTGTTCGTTTTATGAAGTTACCCAAGTTTCAAAAAAAGCAGATGTATACCTACTTTGTGCTCATGTTACTTAAATTACTTCTAATGTGTTTTGGGCTGTGAAGCTAAAAAACAGCCTTTTGCCTCTTTGTATTACAATGTTGCCATGCTGAATGTTACATTAACTATTAGTGTAAGTATTTACATTCACAACTAGATGCAACACTAACGCTGATACCATAGTGCGTAATTGAACTGTTGCAAATTCAAGTGGCCTGTATTCCTACTGTTTATTTACATAAGAACGATTCAACAGGAAGATTATGTTATTTGTATGGTAGATGTCTCTCTATTTAGCTATGAATTTAAAGTACTTAGCATCCAAAGAGATgcatttttacatttaatataaTTTTAGGTTTCACAACTACTATTCAGAGTTAAGTTTAATGTATTATATTTCCTAATACTAAATACAAACCTTCATACTACCGTAGTGAAGCTATCATGTTATTGAACCTATTAGCAGTTTTAGTTTTTCTGAAACATAATACCAGGTATTCAATCAAAAGTGTTTTTATATTGCTGCCAGAACAATAAACCATCCCTTTTTAAGTAGAAACATTATACCAAATATTGCTCAGAGAACGCCACCTCAGATGACAGCTCTATCAGAGTGTTTTGTCACATTAAGTTTCTCATTTACATGTGTTTGTTGGTACAGCTGTCAGACATGCTTAAGATTTGCAATGCACAGTTGCCTTAGGGTAACATGAAAACAAGAAGAAGAACAGCactttcaggaaatgtttttttctttaagtttCAAACCATATTACTCTTTAGCATCATAGTTTGACAACAGTGATTCAAATCTCCAACTATCCCCTTAAAAGGTTTGATCTGTCTGAAAATTAATGGAATTACCACAAAAAATATTGGGAAACAGTGTTTCCCAAGTGTTTGGCTAAAACAAGTTCCTATTGTCAAAAAAAGGACACCTGTCAGGTTATTTAGTCCCAACACAGCTATTATGACACTACGGCTTTATAAAAAAGCAGCAATGTTTCCACAAACTTTCAAATTCCAGTTCAGTTTCTGTTGAATTAGACATTCCCGTGCAGCTTTTGCAATTCAAGCATTTCAGCGAAGTGTTAACGAGAACCAAACAACTTCTGGTTTTCACTGATCAAGCAGAAATATTAGAGGAAATCAGcctaaaataatgtttttaaactttaccagttttttttttattttgtgcattAACATGCAAGagaaaaagggttaaaaaaatgttgatttttcataTATCAGTTTTAAAATATGGACTTCCCTCCAAATCTTAGTTTGTGAAGTTAAAATGCTGTCTACTCCAGCCCTCTCATTAGTTGCTGTGTGACTAAGTGTTGGAAAACAACCATTAGGAATAAAGGTACTTCAAGgagatattttaataaaacacacTTACTAAGAGAGGTAAGTGAGGAAaggaaaagcacacacacacacacacacccccaaccatTCAAGCAGAACACTTTCTAAATCAAGCTTCACCACGTTTTCTGTAAGGCATCAGAAGTTCTAACAAACCAAGGAAAAATGTTTGCTCTTTTTCATACTTACCCTTTCCATTTTAAGTTACTATGTTTTTTGTATGTATTCATgcagtttaaatttaaattttcaaGGTGTCTATTACATATTTCTCTAAACCTTCCCCCCAGGAATGAATTTATCTTAATTTCTGTGAACATTTATGCCTCAAGCAAAAAGTTTCCTGTATCCTGTGACTATGCTATGCCACAATTTTCTGCAACAGGCTAAAAAACTAGTTTTTGGTTTTCAAGATTTAATCTGTAGCTTTTAGAAAATATATGAAAGATTATGCACTAATCACTCCATAGCAAAGGATGAGAGAGAAGTGAAAAATTCAGGTTACCTAGAACTGTACTTGCCCATTCCTATTCTGCTGTGAGACTGTAACCCGCAGAGAACTCCTTTTTAGACCTTTTTTGTACAACCCAGAAACAAGAGCTACTTTATATcactctcatagactttaagttcggaagggaccattatgatcatctggtctgaccccctgcatgctgcaggccacaaagccgtccctaccctttcccttgactctgctgttgaagtccccaaatcctgtggcttagtgacttcaattggcagagaaccctcctgctagcgatccctgccccatgctgcggaggaaggcgaaaaacctccagggcctctgccaatctaccctggaggaaaattccttcccgaccccaaatatggcgatcagtaaaaccccgagcacgtaggcaagagtctccagcctgacccttgttagccattatactatttacctgccatggcacggtattcctttggctaaaatcatgtttttccattaaaccattccctccataaacttatctaacttaatcttaaaaccagacaggtccttcgcccccaccgtttccctcagaaggccgttccaatatttcacccctctgactgtcagaaaccttagtctaatttcaagcctaaacttccccacggctcTGTTCCGCGGTGAGGGAGAAATCAGGTAAACAGAGTTTGGCAGTAAGGTCCAGTTTTGCAAATATTCTTCAAAGCTATTAATGACCAAACTATGATAAGCCACCACACCACCCCTTCCAATAAGCAGCTTCCAACAAGCTTCTGGGGTAGCTGCAACATTATAGCATGAAAAGATTAAGAAAAAGTTACAAGAAAAGGAAGATACTGAAAAGGTAGCAAAGAGGACTCACTAAGGAACAGTCCAAAAAAACCTTAAAGGATTTAGTAGTTACAGAAATAACTGTCGCTTTCTAGGAGAGAGATCTCCACTTTCTAAAAATGTACAGGGAAACAGACTGAGACATCTGGTAGAAGCAAAGAGATAGTAAATATCTACAGCAAAATTTTCAACATGAAACCCAATGTTTCAGACCTAGAGGAATATTTTGGATGAGGGGATTTTTAGTTACACCATTTTCAAACATTACTATAATATATTACTATGCACAAGTCACTCTTTAAAAGTTTGCTTGGAAAAGAGAAAGTGAAAAAGCAGGTGATATTTCAAAAAAAGCTTAAGACACTTAAGTTTCTGCCTAAACTTACCCTGATCTAACTAAAGTGGGTAAGTTTAGAAAACAGGACAACATTAACATAAGTTTcaataatttactttaaaaaaaaaatcttaaaataagGTATGCATACATATCCTTTCGGAATATCTGTGTCCTCGTTACTTCCAGGATCATTCTCTAGATGCTGTTTAATTTTTTCTTCTAATCCTACAGCATCAGCTCCTTGATACTGGTCGATTCGCACTTTGTTTCGGAAAAACAGAAATGTTGGTGTTGCTGATATATTATTGGTTGCAGCTGTTCCCTAGAATTTACAAATTGAGCATTAGTGCTGTGTAATAAAATGTTAGCTACAAACATCTGTAAACTTGAAAAAAGTATTGTGCTACAAGAAGTGGCTTTATTAATAGGCAGGAATATTAGCAATCATGATCATTTGCATCTTGGCACATCTAGAAAAGACATTTAGATTGTAATTAACTGTTGCTGTGGAATAGCCCTAGAACTAAAGACCATTCACTCTGAGATAAGGTAAGTTGGTAGCTCTTaaagctcttcaccctcccctgCCAACACATATCAGGGTTAAAGCCATGATTGCAGACCGACAGACATGGTTGCTAATAAAATGAACAACAACGTATAGCAACCTCATTTGTTCCCTTTCCCACGATTGCCCTTAACcagacattttatatttttaagcaTACAATATACATACACTAAATACTGATTAGGACATTCAGTTGTACCACTGCTGCCTGTAGCATTACAAAAGGATTTTCATTTTGTTATCCGCCTGTGTTTCTAATCTCTTCAGATGCCTTTGTATTAGTTATCTATCCTGACTGGTTCTCATAATCTATTACAATTCAGTATTATCTGCAAGTTCTGTTAATGTTATCTATTCACCTTTTTCCACTAATGAAAGTAAGACTACTGGTCATACTTCCTAGCCTCTCTATGTTGATAATCATTTAACCATTTTGTTCAGCCAGTGACAGTACTGCTCTACTCCCAACCCCACTAGAAATAAGTTTTAGTAATATTTCAGAAGTCACTAATAAATGCTTAACTAAAATCTGGTATTATATCCGATGCATTCCCAACACCTACTTATTTGTTTTTTGGGAAATATACGCAGACTTGTTTGGTAAGATTTATTCTTCATAATTCATGCTACTATTGCTCATGGTTTTTTAGATATTTAGCAATTCCTGCTGGACACTCCCCCCAACCAGGTACACTAGTTAGGAATTTCAGGGTAGTAATGACTAGgat from Chrysemys picta bellii isolate R12L10 chromosome 6, ASM1138683v2, whole genome shotgun sequence harbors:
- the TXNL1 gene encoding thioredoxin-like protein 1 isoform X2, translating into MVGVKVIANDTEFQPELSAAGSRLAVVKFTMRGCGPCLRIAPAFNALSNKYPQATFLEVDVHQCQGTAATNNISATPTFLFFRNKVRIDQYQGADAVGLEEKIKQHLENDPGSNEDTDIPKGYMDLMPFINKAGCECLNESDEHGFDNCLRKDSTYLESDCDEQLLITVAFNQPVKLYSMKLQGPDNGQGPKYIKIFINLPRSMDFEEAERSEPTQALELTPDDIKEDGIVQLRYVKFQNVNSVTLFVQSNHGDEETTRITYFTFIGTPVQATNMNDFKRVVGKKGESH
- the TXNL1 gene encoding thioredoxin-like protein 1 isoform X1, with protein sequence MVGVKVIANDTEFQPELSAAGSRLAVVKFTMRGCGPCLRIAPAFNALSNKYPQATFLEVDVHQCQGTAATNNISATPTFLFFRNKVRIDQYQGADAVGLEEKIKQHLENDPGSNEDTDIPKGYMDLMPFINKAGCECLNESDEHGFDNCLRKDSTYLESDCDEQLLITVAFNQPVKLYSMKLQGPDNGQGPKYIKIFINLPRSMDFEEAERSEPTQALELTPDDIKEDGIVQLRYVKFQNVNSVTLFVQSNHGDEETTRITYFTFIGTPVQATNMNDFKRIIHMGKLTIPTSEWW